The Magnetococcales bacterium sequence CTCCTGGAGTGAAGAAACCACCACCGTCAAGCTGGAGCAATCCGCCAGCAAAAGCGCGGAGCGCAAACACCGTGGCGTGGACCCCGTGGGGGATATCCTCAAGGAAAAAAGCTGGGATTACAGCAAGGTGCGCTGGACGGTGGAGCGTTACGAATACGACGTGAGCCGTCGGGTGAAGGAGGACTTCGAGGCGGCGGGGGTCAGCTATCCGCCCTCCCGTCTGGCGATGATCGCCCTGAAAAAAGAAAGAAAAATGGAGCTGTGGGCCGGGGATGAGATGGGCGCCATGCGCCGGGTCAAAAACTACCCCTTCACCGCCTTCAGCGGCGTCCTGGGCCCCAAACAGCGGGCCGGCGATGGCCAGATCCCGGAAGGGGTCTACCGGATCACCTATCTCACTCCGGACAGCGCCTACCACCTGTCGATGAAACTGAACTACCCCAATGAGTTCGACCGGCAGATGGCCGATCGGGAGCGGCGCTCCAACCTGGGTGGCGATATCTTCATCCACGGCGACAGCCGCTCCATCGGCTGCATCGCCCTGGGCAACCGCGCCATCGAGGAGCTGTTCGTGCTGACGGCGCTGACCGGCGCCGAAAACGCCAAGGTGATCATCGCCCCCTACGACATGCGGGAGGACGAAGAGATCCGCCCCATGGCCACCATCCCCTGGACCCGCGACCTCTACGCCAACATCCAGCGCTCCCTGCTCGCCTATCGGGGCGATACCCCGCGTGTGGTGGCTTCGGCCCGGGAGTAAGCACGTCGCCGAAAGGTGATGTAGAGCAACGGCATCAAAAACAGGGTGAGGGTGGTGGAAAAACCCAGGCCCCAGACAATGGCCGTGGCCACCGGCCCCCACATCAGCGAGCTGCCCGCCAGACCGGTGGCCAGGGACATCAGGCCCGCCATGGTGGTCAGCGTGGTGATGAGGATGGGCACCAGCCGCCGCCGGGCGGCGAAAATCGCTGCGGGCACCGGCCCCATGCCTTCCGCCATGCGGTCGTTGGCCGCGGAAATCAGCACGATGGAGGAGTTCACCGCAATGCCGGAAAGAGCCACCACCCCATACAGGGTGTAAAGGCTCAAGGGATGGCCGGCCAGCAACAAGCCGAACACCACGCCGGTGAAGGCAATGGGCACGGTGGTGAGAATCAGCAGCGGCTGGCCGTAACTGACGAACTGGGCGCCAAGAATCATGGCCATCAACCCCACGCCAAAGATGAACAGGGTGGTGATGTGGTCCATGCTCTCCTCGATATCGTCAAGAATGCCGGAAAAATCCAGGGAAACCTCGGGATACTGGTGACGCACCTCCTGCCAGGCCTGCCGCACCCGGTTGTTGGCGGCCACGATATCCAGCCGTGACTTGTCCAACTCCGCTTCCACGGTGATGGTGCGGCGATAGTTGTAGTGGTGAATCATCTCC is a genomic window containing:
- a CDS encoding L,D-transpeptidase family protein, with protein sequence MAQDGKFRVGKWLCVLALAMGVQGCTMTTARLNIGKAIHLPWETAEQVTAPSWSEETTTVKLEQSASKSAERKHRGVDPVGDILKEKSWDYSKVRWTVERYEYDVSRRVKEDFEAAGVSYPPSRLAMIALKKERKMELWAGDEMGAMRRVKNYPFTAFSGVLGPKQRAGDGQIPEGVYRITYLTPDSAYHLSMKLNYPNEFDRQMADRERRSNLGGDIFIHGDSRSIGCIALGNRAIEELFVLTALTGAENAKVIIAPYDMREDEEIRPMATIPWTRDLYANIQRSLLAYRGDTPRVVASARE